The window ATATTGCCACAATAAGCAACCAATGATGAAAAGCCTTATCCTTTATACTCATGACTGGCATGTAGGGTGTGTTTTGCTATTCAGATATGGGGAAATTACGGAggtttgtacatgtactttccaTACACTAAGTTGGTGGTGGAAGGTTTAATGACAGATTTAGATTTTAATGACAGAGATATATAGTTGCTGAATGCGAGAAATAGAAAGCATGTTAGCTGAGCTCCAAAATGTACACTCACCACCTACAGTACATacatcagggctcgaaatttgcggtagtcccgcgtccacagactaccaacttttccctggggctaccaaaccCTTGAAATGGTAGCttacacggactaccaaagcctgggacatgaaattacttagtgggcgacatgatgttgatcgctgtgagatgaccgacgctcgGTCCGAGAGTCAATCCAGCTTGACACAGAAAGGCctgactatgactttgttatgcaaattaaaatgcgacagtgcagtcgaatttgttgcgacaaactttcaataatttatcatttctgaactgatgtacttggatgacaggcttgggaaatgatggccaatgaaatttcactttcatagttattaaatcacaatttatcaatcacaattaaacacaaaattattcaaactgcagagaaaaagctgtcgggcgatacacaaattacgctttccgaagtgtacgagatcatcccatgatagtgtacCATGCTTGAGAAGTATAGCCAATTGCCCCGAAAGTATtcggaacatgactgtaccaagttgtcatcctgaattcatagccaatctatttttagccatgttatatgtttacacgtgctgagtgaaaagtcgtcatggcgaacatcaaaatttgtataatatACGTATATACGTTTAGTCtacgtatgtgtgaataggtggtcaaactttgaggcgtcaacgttgtccactacacatgctataccgttctcctaaggctatagTCTACAGgtgttgatgtcaaatgactagaaaattcacttcctagatagaatcatgcaaaataaatctttccTTGTCTAGATTATAAAGAAAATACCCTTTACAAAAAAACCTCAGTCTTCATTCATGCacgggctaccagaccttgtcactgggctaccaacttcagaaaatggtagcccaatgggactaccagggaaaaaatttaatttcgagccctgtacaTCATTACAATATATTTAGTATGCATCATAATATGCCACGGCTAGCACTGAAATCACTGCCAAGTCTTGATTATTCACACTTGACATCCTTACTTGGAAGTTGTTGGTAATATCGTGCAGATATCATGCAGACCAGTGATTGGAGCGACCTGTTGTATCTCACCTTTTGATTTTGCCTTCATTTTCCAGTGCTTTGGACCAGCCCAGGTTTTCAGCATGTCCAGATTGAAGTAGGAGAAATCTGTTTGTTCCTGGGCGATCAGCAGGCAAAGCTGACCCATGGTGCCATCTGTTATCACCCTGGCAAAACAGAGAATTGTACAATCACATATTTGGAACACAGTGTACTGTGGCCATGGGCAAGTTTCCTCTGAATGAGATTATCTTTATTATCCTTCCACCCCCATTGTCCTCTGCTGAGATAGACTGTGCCATAGAAAAACAATATATAATTGAACCAAACCATGTGATGATAGGGACAAGAATTCGGTAATGTCATGGACCAAACACTTGAAACAATACTTCAATGTCAGCAGAGAACAAGCTACACTGCAAACCTGGTAAGACCATCGGATACTGCagggacaatactgaattgtagtacaatatacatgtaacattatgatTTCTACCATACGGAGGATGTGGGTAATATTCTTCAAGGGTGCCCCCACATGGAAGATCAGTGTTAGCTAAAAGTGCTATCCTCGTTAAATAAAGTCTACCTACTTGCTTACCGACCGTCTAAgcaaaacatacatgtatgtactttgTGATTCTTGTCTTAGAGTCTTGCATTTGGCTCATCACAACAGCGTCCTGGGAACCTAATATATTACCGCAATACCAGTGCCTAACATTCTATGAAGGCCTCTGGTCATATGCAATGGATCTTAGATTTAGATCATTTTCATTGGTATGTACCATTTCATGGGTACACTTGCTCTATGACTTATTATGTATCAATAtgtcttttgtttgtttcaattataattattaataaGGAACTTCTATATTGATGAAGATGACTTTTATCTATGAAAATAGCTATGTACTATATGTTGTTACTTTACTCTTGCTTTTTTGCAGTGCAGGAAATAACTTTTTAACAAccattgtttgaaatattttaagtcTCTTTCAACACAGAATTTTGGAAGATCCTAATATTGTCCTCAGCTAAGTTGCATCTCTCTTTGTCTCTACAGGAAGATATTTCTATTGGTGAATCAGAAGAAACATGGAGTGCTTGGTCATAATACTGGAAGacaaaataaacattatttCCTATGAATTTTGATCAATATTTCTAGAGTCAATACCTTTGATAGACCTTGCCAAGCTCTTCTTTGTCATGGATAGGCCTTGCTTCCTTGCCATCTGCCAGCATAACAGTCCTGTCAGTGAGATCACTGGCAAGACTGCCGGCTTCATCGTCGTCGCTGAAATCACCGCCACCTCCAAAGTCAGGCATGCCATCTTCAGCGGGCATTTCTTCAATGGGTTCCGGTACAGCATTCACGTCAAAGGCTTGTTCATTTTTGGCAGGATCAGTCACAAAGCTACTGATTTGGCTCTGAAATAAGTGCAGTAAAATAGAAAGATGCAAAAATTATGCCTATCACAGTTGGATGGTAGGTGCAATGCGTTGATTTTTGTAACCAGAAAGTACATCTTTCAATTTCCAGGGTAAATTAGTTTTAAGAAAAAATCTATTTCTTACCTCATCAGAGCCATCCCAGTTGGAAAATTCAAAGCCTGAAAACTCTGGACATATTTTTGTGCTTTCCAAGTTCAAAGACTTGTATATTCCTGCAGATAAAtacagaattcaaatgtaagttttgtttcaaaaagAAAGGGAGTTAAAATGAAGCGAGCATTATTATTGAATTTAGCTGACTGAATTTTCAAGCATCTATTTGTAATTCAGATAGATCAGATGTGTCCATTAGACTGAGAACTATTACTATTTACTTTTGTTCCAACCTTTCACTAAAACCTTCCTATTTTCTGTAGAACGACTTGATTGAGGTGATCTAAAAACAGCACCAGCAAGTCTACAAAGCTGCACTGCCAACAAAACATCACTAAAACCTTCCTATTTTCTGTAGAACGACTTGATTGAGGTGATCTAAAAACAGCACCAGCAAGTCTACAAAGCTGCACTGCCAACAAAACATCACTTTGACTTATTCTACAAGAAGTAGAATTTGACGAAATCCATATGAACTGTATCTATATACCGGTGCATCAtaagtcataaaataatacatcaCACTGAAAAGATTAACATTTCATCGTTAGAAAAATATCAGCATTCAGTCAGATTTTAGTCATgatgcaactttcttgtttttcttgagtATATGATTGCAGAAACCAATCGTAACAAAGATGTTAAAgaaatgaaaagttttgaaGTATAATGAATGGTACTTCAAGATACCTCTGAGGTTTGACAAATCAACCATATTGCTGTTTTCATCCTGTGAGTGTGGCGATGATACTATATCCACAATGCTCTGGGTGTCCAACATCACCTCACAGCTGTCATCTCTCTGACCAAGATTGCTCAGTAAAAGTCCTGATGAGCCGCCCGCATCAAACTCCGATGACATCTGCTTGAACAATGGGTCGACCTAGACACGAAAGGATGTATGGACACCATCAATGCAGCTGTAACTGTGAACTGTTTTGTTCATCATATTGCAATCCTTTTGATTGTACTTTTGGTTGTGTTTGCTTTGTCAAAATTGAATCAGTCACAGGTTGGGCTGTAATAGTGTTTGGGTTATTTTATCTGTAGATACTGCATATCACAAATTACTATCACTATTACTGCTCCCTGGTTGAAGTATGACTTAATAATAATGAGGGGTAAAATTAGCATTCACAAATTGTATTATGTAAAGAATTGGTTCAAGACTCTTTCAAATGCTGAAATGCTCATGGGCTATCTATGCAAACATAGCCAGTACTGGTACAAGCATAAGTTAGGTGGAAGGAATAATTGCACCTTTGACAGTGGCTATTTTTGTCGAGGGAAAAGCAATTGAGCAATGATGTAGGGCAGCGGACAGTTGTCGGTCAAAATACAAATGTATTctccaaaaatatttaaacattttACCACTAACTTTAAGAAATTCTAAATTTTGCTGGTTCATTTATGCCGACTTCTTTGGAACCCCAACGTAGGATACTCAAAGCTAAggtaaaatgtatattttagtgATTCCAGAATACATATCCCAACCTTAGTGTGCTTTGTCCTGTAGAGTGTCAAGACTTAAAGAAAGTTTTAAAAGTCTCCAACTGAGGTCGCCAAGTTATTAGCCATAACCTGACTGAAAGACTTTGCATTCAGTTAATTTTGCAACTTCAGAATTTTGTTACCCAGTCACACAGCACATGAGTAGAGAGAACTGACAGGGCTGTCAAACAGTTTCCTGGTTCTAACAAGGAGAGTTATTAGCAAAAATAGTGATATTTAGTTCATCTTGGATAATATGAATTCAGTGAAATACTCCGTACTTACCTCAAAATCCATTTCAAGCTCTTTCCGTTTGATGTTTTTAAGATTAGACTCAATTTTACTCTTCTTGGTCTGTTGAAGAAAAGACAGACCAATATTGGTCAGTGATCTAGTGTGTGTAACTGTTTCACCTAAAGTATTGTGTTTTGTAAATTGAATGACTGTTTAATGCTACTTTTCAATCCagaatgcacaaatatttcttgTAAGCTGTCAAATTTAGTAAAGCAATGACAGAATGCATCTACAGCAAATAACACGGGAGTGGATCGTCAAATCTGCAGCTGcacaactttcttgtttataaCCATTTGCCTCTTCCAAAAAAATTTGCCAATGAATGTCAAGCAGATGTGAAGCAAATTCAGTATTTAAtgcatattcatatttagtCAGTCTTGTAGCTTTCTaatcactgcaagactttgccaaataaacttTGGTTGCATCCCTTTGTTTATATGAAGCTCCTGTGTTTATATGAAGCTGTTTTGGCCGCAGTTACCAGTTTTGTTACAGCCCCCATTTTATATGGGGGCTGGATATGCACATGGGATGTTGAGATATGTTGTACATAACAACAGACCcattgtatgggtcccatatgcATAGCTGCAGACGGGATGACCCCCCTCCATCTAGGGCACCACCTTTAATGAAAACAGACCCACTTCTGAATGTTCAGAAGCtgtcaggtacatgtactgATTTCAAACTTCTTTCCTGAACATTCTCCTCACATCAGAACTTAGAACAAAAATGTAGAACTCAGCATTAACACAAGGAGATTTTGGAAAGGAGGTTGCAACTTACtcgtttttgtttctttttctttgttgtaccatcatcattttcatcaccAACAGCACTGCCATCTGGAAGTTTAAAGGGGTTGTAAAGGGTTGTTCAGAGCTGCTTTAAAGGgaaaaagtcggccatttttcatgagttttgtttgatacaagatactacttataattttattgtttgacatgttgaaagatactgaatgaatgggtgtccatacatatattcgaccccggttttagacatgatcaatgaaaccatcgcgaaaataaattaatggtcatgaccattaattcatttttgtgatggttttgtttatcgtgtctaaaagctgggtcaaatatatgcatggtcacccaattcattcagtatctttcaacatgtcaaacaatatctcgcatcaaacaaaattcatgaaaaatggccgactttgtccctttaatgcacAGGAATGCATGATATGTTCATATAGAAACATTCCTATTTCTTCCTTATTAAccaatgaaaaatattgaaccatTCTTTTATGTACATCAATTGCATAATATCACCTGTTATTACAATAAAAATTTATTCCCAAATTTTCATGATTACTGATATGTCTATCAATATCACATCTTTtagtctgtttgtctgtttttggAGGGCTACCATTCATAAATTATCAGTTCAACTTCtaattattgaaaataaattgaacaCAAGAAAATTATAAATATGGCATAATCACATACTATTACAGTAGAAATACATCTGGACCACTGCTCGGTgcatttgatatgctaaaagTATAGTACAAACCCTGGGATGGTTTTTCATTGTCTCTTCCAAGACCTCCAAGCATCTTGTATGTGTCTGCATGGATAGAATCAACACGACCGGCATAGATCTTGGCACTGGCATCCAAGGTACAGCTGGCAACCTGAGAAGATATCCAGTCTACTGTAAATCCTTCATACAAGCCCCACTTTTACTGAGTTTGTGTTatgcattgcattttattctgCCATCCCTATGGTATAGCATAAGTAATTCTGACATCTGTATGGCTGGCTACCAGCTATGAGGAGCACTGCTGTGGTGCAACACTGCTTTTACTCAGCGATACATAGGTAAATACTGTACATGGGAATGTGAGGAACATCCCTAGCTGCTTGCCTGAACATGGGCATACCATCTAATATTGCGACAGCAGGTCACTAAGTGTAAGGGCTTTAGATAGCCATTATAATAAAACGTCAGCATTCACTTTTTCACAGCTTTCTGTCATCAAGTCAAATGCAACAAGTACAGATTTGCAAGATGACATTCTTTAACATACTGTAGTATATCCTGAACTGCAATTCAAAGTCCGCCAGAGGGTCTAACTGACGTGGATAGCACATGCAAGATTTCTAAGCTCTCTTTTGTCAGTTTCTTTTGGTCACGCCAATGCCAATACTTGTTATatgacattgttttcaaatGCCAAAGGGAATTCTTGTGGATTTCTTGTGCACTGTGTTTGTTTAATGGGTAAATGTGGACTgcacaaaaatgcaaatatatttACAGAAGTAAATGATGTCAGAGAGAAACACCATATCAGTGTGAGATATACTCTACCTGGAAGTTTGTCATTCCTCCACTCCTCTCCTTTTGCTTGATCAAATCAGACATGTGATCGATTAAATTCAGGCTGAAGGCGTTCTTAGCATTGATTTTCTACAGAAGGAAATGTTAAGAGTTCAGTAAATACGGTtgtaaagtacatgtatgaGTGCAAAATACCTAACATAAACAATTAAATGACTTCAAAATACCTTCTGCCACTGAAAATTACATACagctgtacaaaaatacatgttttgacacaacTAAAATAAATCCATTATCCAAGTTTAATGCTTAAAAGTGTGCTTACTCCATTTCTTGCCAAGCAATGGAAAAGACTCTTTAGAACCCTTGACATCTAACAAAACATGAGAAATTAAAGTTGAACACAGATGCTAACAACGTGCAATTTTGACACTTTGAACAATGACCATCCTTATTCAGACTGTTACTGAGCATAAAACAGATGACATGTGAAGTTTAGCAGGACTTGTGAAAGATCGTTTGATTTGCAAGTTCATCAAAACTTGAGCATACTATCAACTGATTTCAGTCTGGTCATTGAAAACTTGAACACCCCCTTGGAGAAGAAGGGTTAAGTTGTGGTATACACAGATGTTTTTAAATGGAACTTTTACTCACATTCTCTGCTGATAACTTGATGCAGTTTGCATAGTGTTCAATAACTTGTGAATTGGTGAAACCACCGCTGCCAATGGACAACCGCCTCCTGTTTGAGATACAAACAATGTTAGTCACTTTATGAAATGTTAACTGACTTGCCAAGATGTTAGAGATTTATGTCCTCGAGACATCATGTATTTCTAGCCTATTTTTATGTTGCACAAGATTTCATTCAATCTTGCATAGTTGCATACATGGCATCACACGTTTTTGTTGAGAGCAGAGCACCAAGgcaaattttaccagggtttcCATTATTGCCAGGGTTCCACCAtgttattcatttatttcaagGAAGACCAAGGGGAACAAGTCCCATTTACAGGctccataaaatataaatgaaaaatataaatgcatTAAGTTCAATAAAATAATAAGCAACACACAGGCGACTAACTATAAAGCATTAAAAATATCTACAATCTTAAGCATGATGTTCTGACAAGGCATCTGAAACTTCCACAAGATGAAGTGATATTAATGGATCAATGGCGGTGTTGAACATGCACAATTCATTTAAAATGGTCATATATCTTTGAAGAGTCAAGAACATTGAGTTTACTGACTGCAAGTCTGAAAACAGTTTGAGTTCTTGTAGTTCTATGTGGaacattaaagggccagtaatcctatcttttaatgattttttcactatttttattttgcatgtcaactgcaacttcttattctactcccaaaagaatgttgaaacacccactatttagcttgttaacttagcgtctatatgtgtaaaatgcactgttatggtttacatttgaattctagactggaccagaattcactggtcaacaataacaatgcagtttacacatgtatgggctgagttgacaagctgaacactgtgtatatcaacatgctttaagaatcagaacaaggaattatggttgacattcaaaacaaaaatggtgaaaaaattaacaaaagttagcattactggtccTTTAAAATTAATCTGAAAAATTATTACACATGATACACACATATTACATGAACACCTGTTCATTTTACAAACACCCAATGGATGAAAGCTTGAAAAACCTTGTCCTTACTTATCTCCTGGAGTGACAACAGGACTTTGAAGTCCTCTCTGCATTTCAAGAACTTTTGACTGTCGACGCTGTCGTCGCTCCTTGTCATCATCATTGACTGGCACATTACTGAGTGAGGGGGATTGGTGACTCAACCTGCTGTGGTGACGACGTGTTGTCGGTGAAATAATAAAGCCAGTCGCTGGCGTAGAAGGCTGACGGCTGCTGGCAGAACTACTGGACGCCGGAGAGAAAAGTTCATCACTTATACTGGGCATTTTCCTATTCAGCAAAAAGGTAAATAGTAGCAGACAGGGTTAGAATACTATTTATGTTTGAAATGACAAGTTTCCATTAAACAAACTTACATAAGGAAgctaaaaaataaatgttttatgtGGAGATATTAACTGCAGTTTTGCATCATACATTGCATTCTATATACATACGGTAAATAATGGCAAGGGGGTCAGAGATAAGTGTTGGGCTATAAATTGGTTTTCATCTGTCTTTTTCCACACAGAATAACCATTTTAGTTTTTATATATTTGTGTATGTTATTCGTTGCTCAAATATTCTATCGAGACTTGACAAGTTTAGGAGCACAATAGATGAAGACTGATGACATAGGCCCTTGAGAGAATTTTCTTGAGGTTCTATGCTACAGCAAAACATGACATAATGTGTGACAAACGCCCCAGGTTTTGAAGTGCATCAGGTGTACAAGTGCACTCACTGAAGATGAGAGATAGCCACAATGTATGCAGTTGTACCCCATGCTCTTCACCACTTAGTCCTTGATCTTCCCATCATTTTTGCATCAAAAAGTTGTTTCGGGtacaaaaaataacagaaagaTCCTTTACTTTCCCAAGATGTACTTGTATGAAGGAGATAACCACCCCTACCTAGAACTGCAcaaatacttctgcaaaacacAAACATAGGCCCTTGAGAGAATTTTCTTCAGGTTCTATGCTACAGCAAAACATTGACATAATGTGTGACAAACGCCTGTGAGCTCGATGCGCCTTGGCCCAATATAGGCCCAATATATATccctttcctgccagacagtaataactgtatcacttccccatcagccaagtcagtaaaaagtggtattgagccaaaacatgacgtattttcacccacttggcttggtatgttatagcatcttttgtccaaaaaaatcaactttacagtattatgttttcaacagccttcaaatgtacagtatcatgttaaaatacatcatatggaatacgttttgtttcattaattttaaccatcttgacctggtggtgaaatatggacttggcaggaaaagggataaacatatatacatatgtatcgaagtatacagatgtcctcatgggaaattacagtgctcaatgcaaaagcagagcgttata of the Ptychodera flava strain L36383 chromosome 20, AS_Pfla_20210202, whole genome shotgun sequence genome contains:
- the LOC139119727 gene encoding condensin complex subunit 2-like produces the protein MPSISDELFSPASSSSASSRQPSTPATGFIISPTTRRHHSRLSHQSPSLSNVPVNDDDKERRQRRQSKVLEMQRGLQSPVVTPGDKRRLSIGSGGFTNSQVIEHYANCIKLSAENKINAKNAFSLNLIDHMSDLIKQKERSGGMTNFQVASCTLDASAKIYAGRVDSIHADTYKMLGGLGRDNEKPSQDGSAVGDENDDGTTKKKKQKRTKKSKIESNLKNIKRKELEMDFEVDPLFKQMSSEFDAGGSSGLLLSNLGQRDDSCEVMLDTQSIVDIVSSPHSQDENSNMVDLSNLRGIYKSLNLESTKICPEFSGFEFSNWDGSDESQISSFVTDPAKNEQAFDVNAVPEPIEEMPAEDGMPDFGGGGDFSDDDEAGSLASDLTDRTVMLADGKEARPIHDKEELGKVYQRVITDGTMGQLCLLIAQEQTDFSYFNLDMLKTWAGPKHWKMKAKSKDLAANKNDARKKSKKPSFELNYAEEGNFDKFFKVTKASTTLTKGTVEKWSESNTTLPEDLDYNPDKLFSLFVKTNIMLKRQVQSNSEGLDDGIDNYNYENENDCNNFCPGVQEDDNDDDDADIDNNFSAGGMDFSTGDSEFSQSLASQNHFGDSLLESTQLQGDHLVAQPHKVAKIDIQYAKTAKKMDVKRLKSSMWNLLTTKEDTEKENIQSEESPEKSTVAGTQSFKQMYGALPAKISTNMAKNLSIPMCFVCLLHLANEKNLKIDGVETFGDLLISQDG